The following are from one region of the Capsicum annuum cultivar UCD-10X-F1 chromosome 1, UCD10Xv1.1, whole genome shotgun sequence genome:
- the LOC107863809 gene encoding WD repeat-containing protein 44 isoform X2, which yields MMESYSESDEECFFDSREELSSVSDFGSDSNETCTHNRGDEGVLGYDFWNKDPESVGERRDRFLKWIGSSASWFRRDRQEHGDVITTDDSKIGLDRIRDGGETVLANSDSHDGCFSGRSSQSFQSNEALELDEDGARDVRLHLKFRNLDNGVEFVLDEFSQEGMLSQVREVGSNKLFTAEEFLNTLRPSPLVQKYLRRVPDGIDVVDEAKTKTKRSWLQKLTVATHNKVKSMGDKVKGKESNLKSGTNIQRIRVHTYGKESKELSSLYAGQEFVAHEGSISTMKFSPCGQYLASAGKDGSVRIWRVIADEIPNNVKAHDSDSSSLYFALTHTSKLASLNDNKEKISGSKMMRKSSESACVVLPPKIFRILEKPLHEFHGHRECNSGNGHHFLQYLLSSSVDKTARLWQVGEDQCRGVYSHNNYVTCVEFNPTDDNIFISGSIDGKIRLWEVHGCRVIDWINVKEIVTAVCYRPDGKGGVVGSMDGNCRFYDVVGNELQMGSQVSLPGKKKLARKRITGFQYCPNDSSKVMVTSADSQVRVLCRSNIICKFKGIRNSGSQFPASFTSDGKHILAVTEDSNVHIWNYTDQGRTTNKLRKVRSSESFFSNNASVAIPWSGFKTNPGTLPGSNLENGNVNRNPLSKTSDCFSSLGRAFLVDSLSKGTATWPEEKLPNSSSPVTVFPSVCKSEYKFLKSAWQGALSSPHLWGLVVVTAGWDGCIRTFLNYGLPIRF from the exons ATGATGGAGAGTTATAGTGAGTCTGATGAAGAATGTTTTTTTGATAGCCGTGAAGAGCTTAGTTCTGTTTCTGATTTCGGTTCTGATAGCAACGAGACGTGCACTCATAATAGGGGTGATGAGGGTGTTTTAGGATATGACTTTTGGAATAAGGATCCCGAAAGTGTTGGTGAGCGTCGTGATAGATTTTTGAAGTGGATAGGTTCGAGTGCGAGTTGGTTCAGACGTGATAGACAAGAACACGGTGATGTAATAACTACTGATGACAGCAAGATTGGCTTAGATAGAATTAGGGATGGTGGTGAAACTGTGCTGGCGAATTCAGATTCTCATGACGGCTGTTTCTCAGGCCGGTCTTCTCAATCCTTCCAGTCTAATGAAGCTTTAGAATTGGACGAGGATGGTGCAAGAGATGTAAGGTTGCATTTGAAATTTAGGAATTTAGACAATGGAGTAGAGTTTGTTCTGGATGAATTTAGTCAGGAAGGTATGCTTAGCCAAGTACGTGAAGTAGGTTCAAACAAGTTGTTCACTGCTGAAGAGTTCCTGAATACTCTTAGGCCATCGCCTTTGGTTCAGAAATATCTGCGTAGAGTGCCAGATGGAATTGATGTAGTTGACGAGGCTAAGACTAAAACTAAACGAAGTTGGCTTCAAAAGCTAACTGTTGCAACCCATAATAAGGTGAAGTCAATGGGGGACAAAGTGAAGGGCAAGGAATCGAATTTAAAGTCCGGTACTAACATTCAGAGAATTCGGGTCCACACATATGGTAAGGAGTCAAAAGAACTGTCCTCACTTTACGCAGGGCAAGAGTTTGTTGCACACGAAGGCTCAATTTCGACAATGAAGTTTAGTCCTTGTGGCCAGTATCTAGCAAGTGCTGGCAAAGATGGCTCGGTGCGCATTTGGAGGGTGATTGCAGATGAAATTCCAAACAACGTGAAAGCACATGATAGTGACTCCTCATCTTTGTACTTTGCATTGACTCATACGTCAAAATTAGCTTCTCTGAACGACAACAAAGAGAAAATTAGTGGGTCAAAAATGATGAGGAAATCATCAGAATCAGCTTGTGTCGTTCTCCCACCGAAGATTTTCCGGATATTGGAAAAGCCATTGCATGAGTTCCATGGACACAGGG AGTGTAATTCTGGCAATGGACATCATTTTCTGCAGTATCTGCTGTCATCTTCAGTTGATAAAACAGCTCGTCTCTGGCAAGTGGGAGAAGATCAATGCCGTGGCGTTTATTCACATAATAACTATG TCACTTGTGTAGAATTCAATCCAACGGATGACAACATTTTCATCAGTGGTTCAATAGATGGGAAAATACGTCTCTGGGAGGTGCATGGTTGCCGAGTAATTGATTGgattaatgtaaaagaaatagTAACTGCTGTTTGTTATCGTCCTGATGGAAAG GGGGGTGTTGTGGGATCCATGGATGGCAATTGCCGTTTTTATGATGTAGTAG GTAATGAATTGCAGATGGGCTCACAAGTATCCCTTCCAGGAAAGAAGAAGCTTGCTCGCAAAAGAATAACTGGATTTCAG TACTGCCCGAACGACTCAAGCAAAGTCATGGTAACTTCTGCTGACTCACAAGTTAGAGTACTTTGTAGATCCAATATCATCTGCAAATTCAAAG GAATTCGAAACTCAGGGAGCCAATTTCCTGCATCTTTCACCTCAGACGGGAAACACATCCTCGCAGTTACCGAGGATTCAAATGTTCATATCTGGAACTACACTGACCAGGGCCGGACAACAAACAAACTTAGAAAAGTCCGGTCATCAGAGAGTTTCTTTTCCAACAACGCGTCAGTTGCCATACCCTGGTCAGGCTTCAAGACAAACCCCGGAACACTACCTGGAAGTAATCTAGAAAACGGGAATGTCAACAGGAACCCACTGTCAAAGACTTCCGACTGTTTCTCCTCCCTGGGGCGTGCATTTTTGGTAGACTCACTATCTAAGGGAACAGCGACATGGCCGGAGGAGAAGCTCCCTAATTCTTCAAGTCCAGTAACCGTGTTCCCCTCGGTATGCAAATCCGAGTACAAGTTCTTGAAAAGTGCTTGGCAAGGTGCATTAAGCTCTCCTCATTTGTGGGGTCTCGTCGTTGTCACTGCCGGATGGGACGGATGCATTAGGACATTTCTCAACTATGGTTTACCAATTCGTTTTTGA
- the LOC107863809 gene encoding WD repeat-containing protein 44 isoform X1 encodes MMESYSESDEECFFDSREELSSVSDFGSDSNETCTHNRGDEGVLGYDFWNKDPESVGERRDRFLKWIGSSASWFRRDRQEHGDVITTDDSKIGLDRIRDGGETVLANSDSHDGCFSGRSSQSFQSNEALELDEDGARDVRLHLKFRNLDNGVEFVLDEFSQEGMLSQVREVGSNKLFTAEEFLNTLRPSPLVQKYLRRVPDGIDVVDEAKTKTKRSWLQKLTVATHNKVKSMGDKVKGKESNLKSGTNIQRIRVHTYGKESKELSSLYAGQEFVAHEGSISTMKFSPCGQYLASAGKDGSVRIWRVIADEIPNNVKAHDSDSSSLYFALTHTSKLASLNDNKEKISGSKMMRKSSESACVVLPPKIFRILEKPLHEFHGHRGEVLALSWSRNGYLLSSSVDKTARLWQVGEDQCRGVYSHNNYVTCVEFNPTDDNIFISGSIDGKIRLWEVHGCRVIDWINVKEIVTAVCYRPDGKGGVVGSMDGNCRFYDVVGNELQMGSQVSLPGKKKLARKRITGFQYCPNDSSKVMVTSADSQVRVLCRSNIICKFKGIRNSGSQFPASFTSDGKHILAVTEDSNVHIWNYTDQGRTTNKLRKVRSSESFFSNNASVAIPWSGFKTNPGTLPGSNLENGNVNRNPLSKTSDCFSSLGRAFLVDSLSKGTATWPEEKLPNSSSPVTVFPSVCKSEYKFLKSAWQGALSSPHLWGLVVVTAGWDGCIRTFLNYGLPIRF; translated from the exons ATGATGGAGAGTTATAGTGAGTCTGATGAAGAATGTTTTTTTGATAGCCGTGAAGAGCTTAGTTCTGTTTCTGATTTCGGTTCTGATAGCAACGAGACGTGCACTCATAATAGGGGTGATGAGGGTGTTTTAGGATATGACTTTTGGAATAAGGATCCCGAAAGTGTTGGTGAGCGTCGTGATAGATTTTTGAAGTGGATAGGTTCGAGTGCGAGTTGGTTCAGACGTGATAGACAAGAACACGGTGATGTAATAACTACTGATGACAGCAAGATTGGCTTAGATAGAATTAGGGATGGTGGTGAAACTGTGCTGGCGAATTCAGATTCTCATGACGGCTGTTTCTCAGGCCGGTCTTCTCAATCCTTCCAGTCTAATGAAGCTTTAGAATTGGACGAGGATGGTGCAAGAGATGTAAGGTTGCATTTGAAATTTAGGAATTTAGACAATGGAGTAGAGTTTGTTCTGGATGAATTTAGTCAGGAAGGTATGCTTAGCCAAGTACGTGAAGTAGGTTCAAACAAGTTGTTCACTGCTGAAGAGTTCCTGAATACTCTTAGGCCATCGCCTTTGGTTCAGAAATATCTGCGTAGAGTGCCAGATGGAATTGATGTAGTTGACGAGGCTAAGACTAAAACTAAACGAAGTTGGCTTCAAAAGCTAACTGTTGCAACCCATAATAAGGTGAAGTCAATGGGGGACAAAGTGAAGGGCAAGGAATCGAATTTAAAGTCCGGTACTAACATTCAGAGAATTCGGGTCCACACATATGGTAAGGAGTCAAAAGAACTGTCCTCACTTTACGCAGGGCAAGAGTTTGTTGCACACGAAGGCTCAATTTCGACAATGAAGTTTAGTCCTTGTGGCCAGTATCTAGCAAGTGCTGGCAAAGATGGCTCGGTGCGCATTTGGAGGGTGATTGCAGATGAAATTCCAAACAACGTGAAAGCACATGATAGTGACTCCTCATCTTTGTACTTTGCATTGACTCATACGTCAAAATTAGCTTCTCTGAACGACAACAAAGAGAAAATTAGTGGGTCAAAAATGATGAGGAAATCATCAGAATCAGCTTGTGTCGTTCTCCCACCGAAGATTTTCCGGATATTGGAAAAGCCATTGCATGAGTTCCATGGACACAGGGGTGAGGTCTTAGCCCTTTCATGGTCTAGAAATGGG TATCTGCTGTCATCTTCAGTTGATAAAACAGCTCGTCTCTGGCAAGTGGGAGAAGATCAATGCCGTGGCGTTTATTCACATAATAACTATG TCACTTGTGTAGAATTCAATCCAACGGATGACAACATTTTCATCAGTGGTTCAATAGATGGGAAAATACGTCTCTGGGAGGTGCATGGTTGCCGAGTAATTGATTGgattaatgtaaaagaaatagTAACTGCTGTTTGTTATCGTCCTGATGGAAAG GGGGGTGTTGTGGGATCCATGGATGGCAATTGCCGTTTTTATGATGTAGTAG GTAATGAATTGCAGATGGGCTCACAAGTATCCCTTCCAGGAAAGAAGAAGCTTGCTCGCAAAAGAATAACTGGATTTCAG TACTGCCCGAACGACTCAAGCAAAGTCATGGTAACTTCTGCTGACTCACAAGTTAGAGTACTTTGTAGATCCAATATCATCTGCAAATTCAAAG GAATTCGAAACTCAGGGAGCCAATTTCCTGCATCTTTCACCTCAGACGGGAAACACATCCTCGCAGTTACCGAGGATTCAAATGTTCATATCTGGAACTACACTGACCAGGGCCGGACAACAAACAAACTTAGAAAAGTCCGGTCATCAGAGAGTTTCTTTTCCAACAACGCGTCAGTTGCCATACCCTGGTCAGGCTTCAAGACAAACCCCGGAACACTACCTGGAAGTAATCTAGAAAACGGGAATGTCAACAGGAACCCACTGTCAAAGACTTCCGACTGTTTCTCCTCCCTGGGGCGTGCATTTTTGGTAGACTCACTATCTAAGGGAACAGCGACATGGCCGGAGGAGAAGCTCCCTAATTCTTCAAGTCCAGTAACCGTGTTCCCCTCGGTATGCAAATCCGAGTACAAGTTCTTGAAAAGTGCTTGGCAAGGTGCATTAAGCTCTCCTCATTTGTGGGGTCTCGTCGTTGTCACTGCCGGATGGGACGGATGCATTAGGACATTTCTCAACTATGGTTTACCAATTCGTTTTTGA
- the LOC107852032 gene encoding myb-related protein 308: protein MGRAPCCAKEGLRKGPWSSQEDSLLTNYINQHGEGHWRSLPLNAGLLRCGKSCRLRWVNYLRPGIKRGNFCEDEDDLIVRLHSLLGNRWSLIAGRLPGRTDNEIKNYWNTHLVKKLKNTGIDPKPLKNFPRRKKTQKEGKKCKSQNSKGQSVQVEKIKVFAPKPIRISCVNSRDNSFENDTLSTSTCSSNSNFEEVDVGKEKENEVNFLARDLDFGELLKGDEFCDEFLMGESFNFSKRPFSLDDNMVEKVYQEYLLLLS from the exons ATGGGAAGAGCCCCATGTTGTGCAAAAGAAGGATTACGTAAAGGGCCATGGTCTTCTCAAGAAGATTCATTACTCACTAATTATATTAATCAACATGGTGAAGGCCATTGGAGATCTTTGCCTTTAAATGCTG ggTTGCTTAGGTGTGGGAAAAGTTGCAGGCTAAGATGGGTGAATTATTTAAGACCGGGGATTAAAAGAGGAAATTTTTGTGAAGACGAAGATGATCTTATTGTGAGATTACATTCACTTTTGGGTAATCGATGGTCACTAATAGCGGGGCGATTACCTGGTCGAACGGATAATGAAATCAAGAATTATTGGAACACGCATTTAGTCAAGAAGCTTAAAAATACCGGAATTGACCCAAAACCCCTCAAGAATTTCCCTAGAAGGAAAAAAACTCAAAAGGAGGGGAAGAAATGCAAGAGTCAGAACTCTAAGGGTCAAAGTGTACAAGTCGAGAAGATTAAAGTATTTGCACCAAAGCCCATAAGGATTTCTTGTGTGAATTCAAGGGACAATAGTTTTGAAAATGATACGTTGAGTACAAGTACTTGTTCCTCAAATAGTAATTTTGAAGAAGTTGATGttggaaaagaaaaggaaaatgaggTGAATTTTCTTGCAAGGGACTTAGATTTTGGTGAATTACTTAAAGGGGATGAATTTTGTGATGAATTTCTAATGGGAGaaagtttcaatttttcaaaaCGCCCCTTTTCATTGGATGATAATATGGTGGAGAAAGTGTATCAAGAATATCTTCTACTTCTTAGTtag
- the LOC107863817 gene encoding rsm22-cox11 tandem protein 2, mitochondrial: MASVVSETVPKFTVEALKSAAKQSERCHIVPLRLRRAIKKYLREQEEPHMKRKVLRLSESFSEIKQVNLMLPTSTSKELFEDPLKSVDCSQRWKIRSAYGDIGLKYREDETLAYVASRMPAVYSALYRVLSEVHRRLPGFSPAKVLDFGAGTGSAFWAVREVWPRSLNRINLVEPSQSMQRAGQSLIKGLKNLPLIQSYGSIQALSQDVKKSDRQHDLVIASYVLGEIPSLKDRITVVRQLWELTKDVLVLVEPGTPQGSNIISQMRSHILWMEKRRSRKLEAVSGKDSKALTTLKNGAYIVAPCPHDGRCPLDNTGKYCHFVQRLQRTTSQRAYKRSRGGPLRGFEDEKFCFIAFRRGERPREPWPLDGVKFETLKEQHARRNPADLEIDYEDQFISDDEDVQDEDDPISYDSDVTDTDATTEVDDWEEEGEETARADLGGGWGRIIYTPLRRGKRIEMDVCRSMNREGSEGSFDHIVVTKSKNPTLHHQARRSLWGDLWPF, encoded by the exons ATGGCTTCAGTAGTATCAGAAACCGTTCCGAAGTTCACGGTGGAAGCCCTAAAATCGGCAGCTAAACAATCTGAACGTTGCCATATTGTTCCTCTCCGTCTTCGTAGAGCTATCAAAAAGTATCTCCGAG AGCAAGAGGAGCCTCATATGAAGAGAAAAGTGTTGAGGTTATCAGAATCATTTAGCGAAATAAAGCAAGTGAATTTGATGCTTCCAACCTCCACATCCAAGGAGCTTTTTGAAGATCCTCTTAAGTCTGTTGATTGTTCACAGCGGTGGAAAATCAGAAGCGCCTATGGTGACATTGGCCTCAAGTATCGGGAAGATGAAACACTTGCCTATGTAGCGTCCCGTATGCCTGCTGTCTACTCTGCTCTTTATAGAGTCCTTAGTGAG GTGCACAGAAGATTGCCTGGTTTTTCACCTGCTAAGGTTTTGGATTTTGGGGCCGGGACTGGTTCTGCATTTTG GGCAGTTAGAGAAGTGTGGCCACGGTCATTGAATAGAATTAATTTGGTAGAGCCATCACAGTCCATGCAGCGTGCTGGACAGAGCCTTATAAAAG GTCTTAAAAATTTGCCACTTATTCAAAGTTACGGAAGTATTCAAGCACTCTCTCAGGATGTCAAAAAGAGTGACAGACAACATGATCTTGTGATTGCT TCGTATGTACTTGGAGAAATTCCATCTCTGAAGGACAGAATCACAGTTGTACGCCAGCTTTGGGAACTGACAAAAGATGTTCTG GTCTTGGTAGAACCAGGAACACCACAAGGAtctaatatcatatctcaaatgCGATCTCACATTTTATGGATGGAGAAAAGG AGAAGCCGCAAGCTAGAAGCTGTATCTGGCAAAGATTCTAAAGCATTGACTACACTAAAGAATGGGGCATATATAGTCGCTCCT TGTCCACATGACGGACGCTGTCCTTTGGATAACACTGGAAAATATTGTCATTTTGTTCAACGGTTGCAAAGGACAACATCGCAACGTGCTTACAAG CGGTCGAGAGGAGGGCCTTTACGTGGATTTGAAGATGAAAAGTTTTGCTTCATCGCCTTTAGACGAGGAGAACGGCCAAG AGAGCCTTGGCCACTGGACGGCGTgaagtttgaaacattgaaggAGCAGCATGCCAGAAGAAATCCCGCGGATCTAGAGATTGATTATG AGGACCAATTCATCTCAGACGACGAGGATGTTCAAGACGAAGACGACCCCATATCCTATGATTCTGATGTCACCGACACAGATGCCACTACCGAAGTTGATGATTGGGAGGAAGAGGGTGAAGAAACTGCCCGTGCTGATCTTGGTGGTGGTTGGGGGAGAATCATATACACTCCTCTACGAAGGGGTAAGCGGATTGAAATGGACGTTTGTCGATCAATGAATCGAGAAGGCAGTGAAGGTTCTTTCGACCATATCGTTGTTACAAAGAGCAAAAACCCAACATTGCATCATCAAGCACGACGATCCCTCTGGGGCGACTTATGGCCCTTCTAA
- the LOC107863823 gene encoding short-chain dehydrogenase TIC 32 A, chloroplastic — protein sequence MLETVKYLLGSAGPSGYGSKSTAEKVTEHSTDLRSVTAIITGATSGIGAETARVLAKRGAKLILPARSIKAAEETKARILSESPEAEIIVMALDLSSLSSVRKFVAEFENLNFPLNLLINNAGKFAHQHAISEDGVEMTFATNHLGHFLLTKLLLKKMMDTAKESGVEGRIVNVSSSIHGWFSGDAIQYLRLITKDKSQYDATRAYALSKLANVLHTKELARILKKMGANVAVNCVHPGIVRTRLTREREGLITDLVFFLTSKLLKTIPQAAATSCYVATHPRLANVSGKYFADCNEVSSSKLGSNITEAARIWSASETMVAKNSYANSDPLEIN from the exons ATGCTTGAAACGGTTAAGTACCTGCTTGGTTCCGCCGGTCCTAGTGGCTATGGCTCCAAATCCACCGCCGAGAAAGTTACTGAACACTCTACTGATCTTCGCTCCGTCACCGCAATTATCACTG GAGCGACGTCGGGAATAGGAGCGGAGACGGCAAGAGTGTTAGCGAAACGCGGAGCTAAGCTGATATTACCGGCGCGTAGTATAAAAGCTGCAGAAGAAACAAAAGCTCGAATACTCTCCGAATCCCCGGAAGCGGAGATTATTGTTATGGCTCTCGATCTTAGCTCACTTAGTTCAGTACGGAAGTTCGTAGCTGAATTTGAAAATCTGAATTTTCCTCTCAATCTACTCAT AAATAACGCCGGGAAATTCGCTCACCAGCACGCCATTTCTGAAGATGGAGTTGAAATGACTTTTGCTACTAATCATCTAG GCCATTTCCTATTGACGAAGTTATtattgaagaagatgatggatACAGCTAAAGAAAGTGGGGTTGAAGGAAGAATAGTGAATGTATCATCAAGTATTCATGGCTGGTTTTCCGGCGATGCTATTCAGTATCTCCGATTGATCACTAAAGAcaaaag TCAATACGATGCAACACGTGCATATGCTCTCTCGAAGCTGGCTAATGTTTTGCACACTAAAGAGCTGGCTCGAATACTGAAA AAAATGGGGGCAAATGTGGCAGTCAATTGTGTTCATCCTGGTATTGTGAGAACTAGACTCACTAGAGAACGCGAAGGCCTTATCActg ATCTGGTATTCTTTTTGACATCAAAACTCTTGAAAACTATTCCCCAG GCAGCTGCGACAAGTTGTTATGTTGCAACTCACCCAAGACTTGCAAAtgtgagtggaaaatattttgCAGATTGTAATGAAGTTTCTTCTTCAAAGTTGGGTTCCAATATTACAGAAGCAGCACGTATATGGTCAGCTTCAGAGACTATGGTTGCCAAAAATTCATATGCAAATTCTGATCCCTTAGAGATCAATTGA